One stretch of Anaerolineae bacterium DNA includes these proteins:
- a CDS encoding DUF1638 domain-containing protein, which translates to MIAARTKVVACATVIEEMFPFLPEGMTYEVLDFGLHLTPEKLRNKLQETIDAAGAEIDAIILGYGMCSMAVVGLKATRCTLIVPRVDDCIAIFLGSAAAYKQQAAQEPGTYYLTKGWIEVSDTPFEEHKRLVERYGAKQADRMIRLMLKNYTRLAFIDTGLYEQERYRNYTRRMAKRFDLRYEEIPGSTDLIKKMLYGPWDDDFVIARPGATISYADFKTTATTTMCNLPGLALTPPEVG; encoded by the coding sequence ATGATTGCTGCCCGCACCAAAGTTGTTGCCTGCGCTACCGTCATCGAAGAGATGTTCCCCTTTCTGCCTGAAGGCATGACCTACGAGGTTCTTGATTTTGGGCTTCATTTAACCCCTGAAAAACTACGGAATAAATTACAAGAAACAATAGACGCAGCCGGCGCCGAAATAGACGCCATTATTTTGGGTTACGGCATGTGCTCAATGGCGGTGGTCGGTCTTAAAGCCACCCGCTGCACGTTGATAGTGCCCCGCGTAGACGATTGTATTGCCATTTTCCTCGGCTCAGCCGCGGCCTATAAACAGCAAGCCGCTCAAGAACCGGGCACCTACTACCTCACCAAAGGCTGGATTGAGGTGAGCGACACGCCTTTTGAAGAACACAAACGCCTGGTTGAACGGTATGGGGCCAAACAAGCCGACCGGATGATCCGGCTTATGCTTAAAAATTATACCCGCCTTGCTTTTATTGACACCGGCCTTTACGAACAAGAGCGCTACCGGAATTACACCCGCCGCATGGCCAAACGTTTTGATCTTCGCTACGAGGAAATTCCCGGTTCAACCGACCTGATTAAAAAAATGCTCTACGGCCCCTGGGACGATGACTTTGTAATTGCCCGTCCCGGCGCCACCATTAGTTATGCTGATTTTAAAACAACCGCCACCACCACCATGTGCAACTTGCCAGGTTTGGCCTTGACCCCGCCGGAGGTAGGTTAA
- a CDS encoding cobalamin-dependent protein (Presence of a B(12) (cobalamin)-binding domain implies dependence on cobalamin itself, in one of its several forms, or in some unusual lineages, dependence on a cobalamin-like analog.), protein MTKDTHLINQVLELREQEALAIVQQRLEQGDDPLAIVEDCQEGMRRVGERYEQGQYFLSGLIMAGEIFREVMELAQPVIKEKVQGNETGRILLGTVQGDIHDIGKNIQGMLLSCYGFTVYDLGVDVPPAEFLAQAKKVKPDIIGLSGLLTSSYDVMRDTITLIREASVLALADIPIVVGGTSINEQVCQYVGADYWIINSMEGVRLCQRLLAPKL, encoded by the coding sequence ATGACTAAAGACACGCACCTGATCAATCAAGTTTTGGAACTGCGCGAACAGGAAGCCCTGGCCATTGTTCAGCAGCGGCTGGAGCAGGGCGACGACCCGCTGGCTATTGTAGAAGATTGCCAGGAAGGGATGCGCCGGGTGGGCGAGCGTTACGAACAGGGCCAGTATTTCCTCTCCGGGCTAATTATGGCCGGCGAAATATTTCGCGAGGTGATGGAATTGGCCCAACCCGTGATCAAGGAAAAAGTGCAAGGGAACGAAACCGGCCGCATTCTGCTGGGTACGGTTCAGGGCGACATCCACGATATTGGTAAGAATATCCAGGGAATGTTGCTCAGTTGTTATGGGTTTACGGTGTATGACCTGGGTGTTGACGTGCCCCCGGCCGAATTTTTGGCTCAAGCCAAAAAGGTCAAACCAGATATTATTGGACTGTCGGGGTTGTTGACCAGTTCTTACGACGTGATGCGGGATACCATTACTTTAATTCGGGAAGCTTCAGTTTTGGCCCTGGCCGATATTCCGATTGTTGTTGGCGGCACTTCCATTAATGAACAGGTTTGCCAATATGTGGGAGCTGATTATTGGATTATCAACTCTATGGAAGGTGTCCGCTTGTGCCAGCGCCTATTGGCCCCTAAACTATAG
- a CDS encoding DUF4445 domain-containing protein: MPKPNATPPTYQVDFEPIGKRVEVTPDTTLLEAAQQAGLALASTCGGMRSCGQCRLVVLSGDVSPSTPDEEAILTKLELRRGQRLACNTHVHSNVKVHVPKSSLITSQRLQLAGDFDQLTLDPLVHAYDLKIPPPSLDDPRADLERLTAALPPTLGQPIEAEPAVVRQITTGAREHHWHLTAYLRDAEVVGVVPSGLPPMGLAIDLGTTKIAASLVDLTTGNELAVTGVLNPQIGYGEDVISRLTHVWRNPDGGRTLATMVQETLDNLLAELAEKAGVSRAQVADVCLVGNTAMIHLLLQLPVRQLATSPYVAATNAAIDLKAREVGLATAPGAYLHILPCIGGFVGADHVAMLLASQLDQTKQVALGIDIGTNTEIALVRPEQGFLTSVSCASGPAFEGAHISNGMRAAAGAIEAIELTAAEVHLKTVDNAPAIGLCGSGIIDGVAELRRWNLINQRGRFDREHHRVREGRYGAEFLLVPAEQSGSQRDVVITQKDINEIQLAKGAIRAGLEVLLEATGTTPEDVQTVIIAGAFGSFLQVKNALEMGLLPRLPNARYRQVGNAAVVGARQALLSRRARQRAQQIVNQTNYLELTTYPKFNRRFALGMLFPNDENSKGH, translated from the coding sequence ATGCCCAAACCTAACGCCACGCCGCCAACCTATCAAGTTGATTTTGAACCGATTGGCAAACGGGTTGAAGTTACGCCAGACACTACCCTGCTGGAAGCAGCCCAACAGGCCGGACTGGCCCTGGCGTCAACGTGCGGCGGCATGCGCAGTTGCGGCCAATGCCGCCTGGTGGTCCTTTCAGGTGACGTGTCGCCCTCCACCCCTGACGAAGAAGCCATACTGACCAAATTGGAATTACGGCGCGGGCAACGGCTGGCCTGCAATACCCACGTGCACAGTAACGTTAAAGTGCATGTGCCCAAATCTTCCCTCATTACCAGCCAAAGGTTACAACTGGCAGGCGACTTTGACCAATTAACGCTCGATCCCCTTGTCCACGCTTATGATCTTAAAATCCCGCCGCCCTCCCTGGACGATCCTCGCGCCGATCTGGAACGCCTGACCGCCGCCCTCCCCCCAACTTTAGGCCAGCCAATTGAGGCTGAACCGGCCGTTGTCCGCCAAATAACCACCGGCGCGCGAGAGCATCATTGGCATTTGACCGCCTATCTGCGAGACGCCGAAGTAGTGGGGGTGGTTCCCTCCGGCTTGCCGCCAATGGGCCTGGCCATTGACCTGGGCACCACCAAAATCGCGGCCAGCCTGGTTGATTTAACCACCGGTAACGAGCTGGCCGTGACCGGAGTATTGAACCCCCAGATTGGCTATGGCGAAGACGTTATCAGCCGCCTAACACACGTGTGGCGCAACCCCGATGGCGGTCGTACCCTGGCCACAATGGTCCAAGAGACGCTGGATAACTTATTGGCAGAATTGGCCGAAAAAGCGGGGGTCAGCCGGGCGCAGGTGGCGGACGTTTGCCTGGTAGGCAACACAGCTATGATTCACCTGCTGCTGCAATTGCCGGTGCGCCAACTGGCTACATCGCCCTATGTGGCCGCCACCAATGCCGCTATTGATCTAAAAGCCCGCGAAGTGGGTTTGGCGACCGCGCCCGGGGCTTACCTGCACATCTTGCCCTGTATCGGCGGGTTTGTAGGGGCAGATCACGTGGCCATGCTTTTGGCCAGCCAACTTGATCAAACCAAGCAAGTGGCCTTGGGCATAGACATTGGCACCAATACCGAAATCGCCCTGGTCAGGCCAGAGCAGGGCTTTTTAACTTCGGTGTCGTGCGCCTCCGGCCCGGCCTTTGAAGGAGCGCATATCAGCAACGGCATGCGGGCCGCTGCCGGAGCCATAGAAGCCATTGAATTGACCGCCGCCGAAGTTCATTTAAAAACCGTTGATAATGCCCCGGCCATTGGTTTGTGTGGCTCCGGCATCATTGACGGCGTAGCCGAGTTGCGGCGCTGGAATTTAATCAATCAACGGGGCCGGTTTGACCGCGAGCATCACCGGGTGCGAGAAGGCCGTTATGGAGCCGAATTCCTATTGGTCCCCGCCGAGCAAAGCGGCAGCCAACGCGACGTGGTAATCACCCAAAAAGACATTAACGAGATACAGTTGGCCAAAGGAGCTATTCGGGCCGGGTTGGAGGTGTTACTGGAGGCTACCGGCACAACGCCGGAGGACGTGCAAACGGTGATCATTGCCGGGGCGTTTGGCTCATTTCTCCAGGTAAAAAACGCGCTGGAGATGGGGTTGCTGCCCCGTCTACCCAATGCCCGTTACCGGCAGGTGGGTAATGCGGCGGTGGTTGGCGCCCGGCAGGCCCTGTTGTCTCGCCGGGCGCGGCAACGCGCCCAACAAATTGTCAACCAAACCAACTACCTGGAATTAACTACCTATCCCAAATTCAACCGGCGTTTTGCTTTAGGCATGCTTTTTCCAAATGATGAAAACTCTAAAGGTCATTGA
- a CDS encoding GntR family transcriptional regulator gives MKPNRIEQNGWPVENIDRASYEPAYLQLANILRRQVASGMFRPGDQLPSEAMLCQSYQVSPMTVRRTINLLVEEGVVSTARGRGTFVKALELGHAAFGLQELQDLFNDPAMAVKLLDVRVVSANERTARKLNLAVGQKTIYIRRLLTVNNDPAFYHREYLIYDPTRPIVEAEMEVTTLQGLFDGTGSALLKRGELKIEACLLNEEEVILLQTCLPAAAFYLEHLFYDFNDCPVSWGWFICRSDYLRFATGVGIDND, from the coding sequence ATGAAACCCAACAGAATTGAGCAAAACGGCTGGCCTGTTGAAAACATTGATCGGGCTTCTTATGAACCGGCTTATCTTCAGTTGGCCAATATTTTGCGGCGGCAGGTGGCTTCAGGTATGTTTCGGCCTGGCGACCAACTGCCCTCCGAGGCTATGCTGTGCCAGAGTTACCAGGTTAGCCCCATGACGGTGCGCCGGACCATTAATTTGTTGGTCGAAGAGGGAGTGGTCAGCACGGCCAGGGGGCGCGGCACGTTTGTGAAGGCTCTGGAATTGGGCCACGCGGCTTTTGGCCTGCAAGAACTGCAAGACCTGTTTAATGACCCGGCTATGGCGGTCAAATTGCTGGATGTGCGCGTTGTTTCGGCCAATGAACGCACGGCGCGCAAACTCAATTTGGCCGTGGGTCAGAAAACCATTTACATTCGCCGTCTTTTAACCGTTAACAATGACCCCGCTTTCTATCACCGTGAATATCTCATTTATGACCCCACTCGCCCCATTGTTGAGGCCGAAATGGAAGTGACGACCTTACAAGGTCTATTTGATGGCACCGGCAGCGCGCTGCTCAAACGAGGCGAATTGAAGATTGAAGCTTGCTTATTAAATGAAGAAGAGGTGATTCTTCTGCAAACTTGTCTGCCCGCCGCTGCATTTTATTTGGAACATCTTTTTTACGATTTTAACGATTGTCCGGTCAGTTGGGGTTGGTTTATTTGTCGTAGCGATTATTTGCGTTTTGCCACCGGGGTAGGAATTGACAATGACTAA
- a CDS encoding dihydropteroate synthase, with translation MELIGEKINGTRTRVAQAIAERDTSFIQNLARQQAEAGSAWLDVNAGTHPQQEPDDLVWLIETIQAVVDTPLCLDSANPKALAVAIKAVHKTPLINSISGEPQRLTGILPLVAEHNCRAIALAMDDKNIPKTSEARVAIVHKIMAATRAAGIPDEHLYVDPLVMTLSTNIQSGLIFFDAIRAVHTAYPDVHFTAGLSNISFGLPARSFINRAFLTLALAAGLDSAILDPLDRELKAALLAAALVLGRDRHCLNYTRAYRAGVFKI, from the coding sequence ATGGAACTAATTGGTGAAAAAATTAATGGTACCCGCACCCGCGTGGCGCAAGCCATAGCCGAACGAGATACCAGCTTTATTCAAAACCTGGCCCGCCAGCAGGCCGAGGCCGGCTCGGCCTGGCTAGACGTGAACGCCGGCACCCATCCCCAGCAGGAGCCGGACGACCTGGTTTGGCTGATTGAAACTATCCAGGCCGTGGTGGACACCCCGCTGTGTTTGGATAGCGCCAACCCCAAGGCCCTGGCTGTGGCCATCAAAGCAGTGCACAAAACACCGCTGATCAATTCCATCAGCGGCGAACCCCAACGGCTGACCGGGATTTTGCCCCTGGTGGCGGAACATAACTGTCGCGCCATTGCCCTGGCCATGGACGACAAGAATATTCCCAAAACCAGCGAGGCCAGGGTAGCTATCGTCCACAAAATAATGGCCGCCACCCGCGCGGCCGGCATCCCCGATGAGCATCTTTATGTTGACCCGCTGGTAATGACCCTCAGCACCAATATTCAAAGCGGCCTGATTTTCTTTGACGCCATCCGGGCCGTGCACACAGCCTACCCGGACGTTCATTTTACCGCCGGCTTGAGCAATATTTCGTTTGGTTTACCGGCTCGTTCTTTTATTAACCGGGCCTTTTTAACCCTGGCCCTGGCCGCCGGGCTGGACAGCGCCATTCTTGATCCCCTGGACCGGGAACTAAAGGCAGCGCTGCTGGCCGCCGCATTGGTGTTGGGGCGCGACCGTCATTGTTTGAACTACACCCGGGCCTA